CCGGGAGTGGAGGCCGAGGCGTGGACCCCGAGCAACGGACTGGCGATCGATATCGCCATCGAGAGGTCGTAGCCGTGCGGATACTCCGCGTCGCACAGACGATCTACCCGGACGTGAAAGGCGGCGGCGCGTACCACGCACACGCGCTGAGCCGAGACCAGGCAGAAATGGGCCACGACGTCACGGTGCTGACGATCGAGGCGGATCGATCGAGACCGCACGTCGAGCGCCGCTCGGGCTACACGGTCGTCCGGTACCCGGCGACGCTCGACGCGCTCGGCAACGACATCTCGCTGGGCCTCGCCCAGCACCTCTCGGCCGCCGACGACTTCGACGTCGTCCACGCACACTCGCATCTCTACTTCTCGACGAACCTCGCGGCGCTCGCCCGCCGGTGTGGGGAGACGCCGCTCGCGATCACGAACCACGGCCTCTACTCGCAGAACGCCCCCGAGTGGGTCTTCGACCGGTATCTCCGGACGGTCGGCCGGTGGACGTTCGATCAGGCGGACGTCGTGTTCTGTTACACCGACGTCGAGCGGGCGCGTCTGGAGTCGCTCGGCGTCGAGACCGAGATCTCGGTGGTGCCGAACGGGATCGATACGACGAAGTTCGCCCCCGAAGGGCCGACGAGCGAGCGGATCGACACCGACCGGGAGGCGATCCTGTTCGTCGGCCGGGTCGTCGAGGGAAAGCGTCCCAGGGTCGCCATCGACGCCCTCTCGCAGCTGAACGGCTCGGAGAGACCGGACCTCTACATCTGTGGGGACGGACCGATGCTCAAGGAGCTGCGCGAGTACGCCGAGCGGAGGGGACTGGCCGACCGAGTCGTCTTTCTCGGGCAGGTGGCGTACGACGAGATGCCGGCGCTCTATCGGTCGGGCGACCTCCTCGTGCTGCCGAGCCGTGCGGAGGGCGTCCCGCGCACGGTGCTGGAGGCGATGGCGTCGGAGATACCTGTCGTCTGTTCCTCGCTCGACCAGGTCGAGGGCGTCCTCGGCGGGGCCGGCAAGACCGCACCGGTCGACGACGTCGATGGCTTCACACGCGCGATCGAGTCCTACGTGGGCGATCCCGAAACGCGCGCGAACGCGGGTCTGGTCGGACGAGAGCGGGTGAAAGAGAACCACGAGTGGCGCGAGACCGTCGAGCGGACGACCGACGAACTGGCGCGGATCGCGGACGGTCGTGGTCGGCGACCGG
This region of Halalkalicoccus sp. CGA53 genomic DNA includes:
- a CDS encoding glycosyltransferase family 4 protein, whose translation is MRILRVAQTIYPDVKGGGAYHAHALSRDQAEMGHDVTVLTIEADRSRPHVERRSGYTVVRYPATLDALGNDISLGLAQHLSAADDFDVVHAHSHLYFSTNLAALARRCGETPLAITNHGLYSQNAPEWVFDRYLRTVGRWTFDQADVVFCYTDVERARLESLGVETEISVVPNGIDTTKFAPEGPTSERIDTDREAILFVGRVVEGKRPRVAIDALSQLNGSERPDLYICGDGPMLKELREYAERRGLADRVVFLGQVAYDEMPALYRSGDLLVLPSRAEGVPRTVLEAMASEIPVVCSSLDQVEGVLGGAGKTAPVDDVDGFTRAIESYVGDPETRANAGLVGRERVKENHEWRETVERTTDELARIADGRGRRPVTAGRYR